From a single Lactococcus allomyrinae genomic region:
- a CDS encoding YkuJ family protein produces the protein MKSHLLAIMNRLNRLVESGDPKETYNFEREGIVMATVSYNPEEQAFSIRYPKQKDASLFDDIDLVAIEIYDMIY, from the coding sequence ATGAAATCACATTTATTAGCAATTATGAATCGTTTAAATCGCTTGGTTGAAAGCGGAGATCCAAAAGAAACCTATAACTTTGAGCGTGAAGGCATTGTTATGGCAACCGTTAGCTATAATCCTGAAGAACAGGCTTTCTCTATTCGCTATCCTAAACAAAAAGATGCTTCTTTGTTTGACGATATTGACCTTGTTGCTATTGAAA